The following are encoded together in the Blastocatellia bacterium genome:
- the rplK gene encoding 50S ribosomal protein L11 yields the protein MAKKITAYIKLQVPAGKANPAPPIGPALGQHGVNIMEFCKAFNAKTANVGDMKIPVVITVYADRSFTFITKTPPATDLIKKAVGIEKGSARPNRDKIGRISRKQIEEIARTKMPDLNTTSLESAMRTIEGSARNMGLEIVD from the coding sequence ATGGCAAAGAAGATTACTGCGTACATCAAGCTGCAAGTCCCGGCGGGGAAAGCGAACCCCGCTCCTCCAATCGGCCCGGCGCTCGGCCAGCACGGCGTCAATATCATGGAGTTCTGCAAGGCGTTCAACGCCAAGACCGCCAACGTCGGTGATATGAAAATCCCCGTCGTCATCACGGTCTACGCGGATCGCTCCTTCACCTTTATCACCAAGACGCCGCCGGCCACCGACTTGATCAAGAAGGCGGTCGGCATCGAGAAAGGCTCGGCGCGGCCCAACCGCGATAAGATCGGGCGCATCTCGCGCAAGCAGATCGAAGAGATTGCGCGCACCAAGATGCCCGACCTCAACACCACGTCGCTCGAATCGGCCATGCGAACCATCGAAGGGTCGGCGCGCAACATGGGGCTGGAAATCGTAGACTAA